The following are encoded together in the Chanodichthys erythropterus isolate Z2021 chromosome 16, ASM2448905v1, whole genome shotgun sequence genome:
- the LOC137003853 gene encoding paraneoplastic antigen Ma1 homolog has translation MAQLKNWCVGEGIDPVKALLVKDVPPETEVGFIEETMQTIKVLGRVKVRGRMYDPQSQSLTVLCECREKVNTATIPLDVVPEGSAMTWRIFGPSEQEEEPQAQAAGDGQDVPQQDSSLFSPLQASTPEAIIRAVGDILQMTSKPTHGDNSLYRRLRTFSGVMPIPLGEEQLENWVEQARLMIEECDRPEREKKMRIMESVKGPALEILQAVRFNNPSATSRDYIDILETTFGNTESGEELYFAFRMMCQHPNEKLSEFLRRLERVLNKVVQKGGLQQQTKHVLINSLKGPSDLIL, from the coding sequence ATGGCTCAGTTGAAGAACTGGTGTGTTGGAGAAGGCATAGACCCGGTGAAAGCCTTGCTGGTTAAAGATGTACCTCCAGAAACTGAAGTTGGTTTCATTGAAGAAACGATGCAGACAATCAAAGTACTCGGGAGAGTCAAAGTGAGAGGAAGGATGTATGACCCACAGTCTCAAAGTTTAACTGTGCTATGTGAGTGCAGGGAGAAGGTGAATACGGCCACTATTCCTCTTGATGTTGTTCCTGAGGGGTCTGCTATGACATGGAGGATCTTTGGACCTTCTGAGCAGGAGGAAGAACCCCAAGCTCAGGCAGCCGGTGATGGCCAAGATGTGCCGCAACAAGATTCCAGTCTTTTTTCCCCACTGCAAGCCTCCACTCCTGAAGCTATCATTCGAGCAGTTGGTGATATCCTGCAAATGACCAGTAAGCCCACACATGGTGACAATAGCCTTTACAGAAGACTGCGCACATTCTCAGGGGTCATGCCCATACCCCTGGGAGAAGAACAGTTGGAAAACTGGGTTGAACAAGCCAGACTTATGATTGAAGAATGTGATCGTcctgaaagagaaaagaaaatgagaaTAATGGAAAGTGTAAAGGGTCCTGCACTTGAGATCCTCCAAGCTGTCCGTTTCAACAACCCATCTGCAACCTCTAGGGACTACATTGACATTCTTGAGACCACCTTTGGCAACACTGAGAGTGGTGAAGAACTTTACTTTGCTTTCAGAATGATGTGTCAACACCCCAACGAGAAACTCTCTGAGTTCCTGAGACGACTTGAGAGAGTTCTGAATAAAGTTGTTCAAAAGGGTGGACTCCAGCAGCAGACAAAGCACGTCTTGATCAACTCATTAAAGGGGCCATCAGATCTGATCTTATGA